The following are from one region of the Nicotiana tabacum cultivar K326 chromosome 3, ASM71507v2, whole genome shotgun sequence genome:
- the LOC107786601 gene encoding protein transport protein SEC24 A, which yields MGTEYPNRPTFPSRPATTPFGVPQSASPFQSSVPVVGSDASAFRPAPPTSSPAMSSPSSSGPMVGPGTSTFRPMPPGMPPPTSAPPYGLTGTGPFQRFPAPQFPSTAQVPPPRTSVPGQPVLAPPVRPVSGPFSPPPVAHHPQIQPPPVPMGSPPQGASTLQPRPNVHQASIPSQFSAARATMQPSSPPASLVYPAARPGFQSSFPGYISQQPSGFTQAPPRQSVSYPSQPGSYVPPVPAASTPYLAQQGGYAAPPPLTSQHPGSTPPMSAIQGLVEDFSSFSIGSVPGSFDSGLDSKVLPRPIEDDPEQNVLSDMYPMNCSSRFLRLTTSGIPNSQSLASRWHLSLGAVVCPLAEAPDGEEVPVVNFAPTGIIRCRRCRTYVNPYVTFTDSGRKWRCNICALLNEVPGEYFAHLDASGRRVDLDQRPELTKGSVDFIAPAEYMVRPPMPPLYFFLIDVSVTAVRSGMLEVLAQTIKNCLDSLPGYPRTQIGFITYDSTVHFYNMKSSFTQPQMMVMSDLEDVFVPLPDDLLVNLSESRTVVDAFLDSLPSMFQDNVNVESAFGPALKAAFMVMSQLGGKLLIFQSSLPSLGVGRLRLRGDDLRVYGTDKEHTLRVPEDPFYKQMAADFTKYQIAVNIYAFSDKYTDIATLGTLAKYTGGQVYYYPSFQASIHKDRFYHELTRDLTRETAWESVMRIRCGKGVRFTTYHGNFMLRSTDLIALPAVDCDKAYAMQLSLEETLLTSQTVFFQIALLYTSSSGERRIRVHTAAAPVVSDLGEMYRLADTGAIISLFTRLAIEKTLTSKLEEARNSVQLRIAKALREYRNLHAVQHRVAGRMIYPESLKYLPLYGLALCKSTALHGGFADAQLDERCAAGYTMMALPVKRLLKLLYPKLIRIDEYLLRKPSSPEESKDILKGIPLTKESLDPQGLYLYDDGFRFVIWFGRMLSPDMIKHLLGENFAADYSKVSLQELDNEMSRKLLGLLKKQRESDRSYYQLCHLVRQGEQPREGFFLLAHLIEDSVGGSNGYQDWILQLHRQVQQNA from the exons ATGGGCACCGAATACCCCAATCGACCAACCTTTCCCTCAAGGCCTGCTACTACACCTTTTGGTGTTCCGCAGAGTGCAAGTCCTTTTCAATCATCTGTTCCAGTAGTTGGATCTGATGCTTCTGCTTTTCGGCCTGCTCCTCCTACTTCTTCTCCAGCTATGTCATCTCCGTCTTCATCTGGCCCCATGGTTGGACCAGGGACCTCTACTTTTAGACCGATGCCGCCCGGTATGCCACCTCCAACATCGGCACCTCCATATGGGCTGACAGGCACTGGCCCTTTCCAGCGTTTCCCAGCACCGCAGTTTCCTTCTACAGCTCAGGTACCACCTCCACGCACTTCAGTGCCGGGACAGCCTGTTTTAGCACCCCCAGTTAGACCTGTTTCAGGTCCTTTCTCACCACCTCCTGTTGCCCATCATCCACAAATCCAACCTCCTCCAGTTCCGATGGGATCTCCCCCTCAAGGTGCAAGTACACTGCAGCCTAGACCAAATGTTCATCAGGCATCCATACCATCCCAGTTTTCTGCTGCCAGAGCAACCATGCAGCCGTCTTCTCCTCCAGCTAGTTTAGTTTATCCTGCTGCTAGACCTGGCTTTCAATCTTCTTTTCCTGGGTATATAAGTCAGCAGCCTTCAGGGTTTACACAGGCTCCACCTAGACAATCAGTATCATATCCTTCTCAGCCAGGCAGCTATGTCCCACCAGTGCCAGCAGCTTCTACCCCATATCTTGCTCAACAAGGAGGCTATGCAGCACCACCACCTCTAACATCTCAACATCCAGGATCGACGCCTCCTATGTCAGCTATTCAGGGTTTGGTGGAAGACTTCAGTTCCTTTTCTATTGGGTCTGTTCCAGGATCATTTGATTCCGGCCTTGATTCTAAAGTCTTACCGAGACCAATTGAAGATGACCCTGAGCAGAACGTTTTGTCTGATATGTATCCCATGAACTGTAGTTCTAGATTTTTGAGGCTAACAACTAGTGGCATTCCGAATTCTCAGTCTTTGGCTTCAAGGTGGCACTTATCTCTTGGAGCAGTTGTTTGTCCTCTCGCCGAGGCTCCTGATGGG GAGGAAGTTCCTGTAGTTAATTTTGCCCCAACTGGTATCATCCGCTGTAGAAGGTGTCGCACTTATGTAAATCCTTATGTGACTTTTACTGACAGTGGAAGAAAGTGGAGATGTAACATATGTGCATTGCTTAATGAAG TTCCTGGTGAATATTTCGCCCATTTGGATGCCAGTGGCAGAAGAGTCGATTTGGATCAAAGGCCTGAACTTACCAAAGGTAGCGTGGACTTTATTGCTCCGGCTGAGTACATGGTCCGGCCTCCGATGCCACCCCTGTACTTTTTTCTCATCGATGTATCTGTGACTGCTGTGAGAAGTGGAATGCTTGAG GTTTTAGCACAAACAATCAAGAACTGTTTGGACAGCTTGCCTGGATATCCCAGAACACAGATCGGGTTTATAACTTATGACAGTACAGTACACTTTTACAACATGAAG TCGTCCTTCACTCAACCTCAAATGATGGTCATGTCAGATCTCGAAGATGTATTTGTGCCATTGCCAGATGATCTCCTTGTCAACTTGTCAGAATCAAGAACTGTGGTAGATGCATTTCTAGACAGCCTTCCTTCAATGTTTCAGGATAATGTAAATGTGGAGTCAGCTTTTGGTCCAGCTCTTAAAGCAGCCTTCATGGTTATG AGCCAACTTGGCGGTAAATTGCTGATCTTTCAAAGCAGTCTTCCATCACTTGGTGTTGGCCGCTTAAGACTGCGAGGAGATGATCTTCGTGTTTATGGAACTGATAAAGAGCATACATTGAGAGTCCCTGAAGATCCTTTCTATAAACAGATGGCTGCTGATTTCACTAAGTATCAGATAGCAGTCAATATATATGCTTTCAGTGACAAATATACTGACATAGCTACATTAG GGACGCTTGCGAAGTATACAGGTGGTCAGGTATACTACTATCCAAGTTTTCAAGCTTCCATTCACAAAGATAGATTTTATCATGAGTTAACCCGAGATCTTACAAGGGAAACTGCTTGGGAGTCTGTCATGCGTATAAGATGTGGAAAAG GTGTCCGTTTTACAACTTATCATGGGAACTTCATGCTGAGATCCACTGATCTAATAGCACTTCCTGCTGTCGACTGTGATAAAGCATATGCAATGCAGTTATCCCTTGAAGAAACACTACTCACTTCCCAGACAGTATTTTTCCAAATTGCTTTACT ATACACATCATCTTCTGGAGAAAGGCGCATTAGGGTACACACGGCAGCAGCACCTGTTGTTTCAGATTTAGGAGAAATGTATCGCCTGGCTGATACTGGTGCCATCATTTCTCTTTTTACCAGGCTTG CAATTGAGAAAACTCTGACCTCTAAATTGGAAGAGGCTCGAAATTCTGTTCAACTCAGGATTGCGAAAGCTCTTAGAGAATATCGAAATCTCCATGCCGTGCAGCACCGTGTGGCTGGAAGGATGATATATCCAGAATCTTTGAAGTACTTGCCATTATATGGATTAGCTTTATGCAAATCAACAGCCCTCCATGGTGGATTTGCTGATGCTCAGCTTGATGAACGATGTGCTGCTGGATATACCATGATGGCTTTGCCCGTTAAAAGATTGTTGAAGCTTCTGTATCCTAAATTGATCCGTATAGATGAATATCTTCTAAGA AAACCATCTTCACCTGAGGAGTCTAAAGACATCTTGAAAGGGATTCCACTTACAAAAGAGAGCTTAGATCCCCAGGGTCTCTATCTCTACGATGATGGTTTCCGGTTTGTCATCTGGTTTGGTAGAATGCTTTCTCCTGATATGATCAAGCACTTGCTCGGAGAAAACTTTGCTGCTGACTACTCTAAG